In Bacillus cytotoxicus NVH 391-98, the following are encoded in one genomic region:
- a CDS encoding HAMP domain-containing histidine kinase, which translates to MKVKTYLIDRFSLILSYIVSLCLFGLVLQLQSLLEKRSIDWSTWLYGLLLGTVVFTVYLIYDYRKRSVFLKRIEKYVAGGNTLHDSLLIDESYTSEQEMVVEAFTLLRQQYMNEVHKQHAKEEQQMIFMNQWIHQMKTPVSVIELLLQKFGKEHREARATVESIREENNRILNGLDLALHMERLEQFAKDYKVEVVNVIEVVRGIINENRKSFIQSSVFPKVMFEEDTCMIASDRKWLSIAIGQIVLNAMKYTKISEVEKKEIQFQIEEKNQKVLLHIKDNGIGIPEQDVKRIFDPFFTGINGRKTREATGMGLYITKEICDNLHHGIYVQSAEGEGTTFTFKFAKDEEYHTLMRKMTKL; encoded by the coding sequence ATGAAGGTTAAAACGTACCTAATAGATCGCTTTTCTTTAATTTTATCTTATATTGTAAGCCTTTGTTTATTTGGACTCGTATTGCAGTTGCAAAGTCTGTTAGAAAAAAGATCAATTGACTGGAGTACGTGGTTATATGGGCTTTTATTAGGTACTGTTGTGTTTACTGTATACCTCATTTACGATTATCGAAAACGAAGTGTGTTTTTAAAGAGAATTGAAAAATATGTTGCTGGCGGAAATACATTACATGATTCTTTACTTATTGATGAATCTTATACGTCAGAGCAAGAGATGGTCGTTGAAGCCTTTACTTTGCTCAGACAGCAATATATGAATGAAGTTCATAAACAGCATGCGAAAGAAGAGCAGCAAATGATATTTATGAACCAATGGATTCATCAAATGAAAACACCAGTATCTGTTATTGAATTATTGTTGCAGAAGTTTGGTAAAGAGCATCGTGAAGCGAGAGCAACAGTTGAAAGTATTCGTGAGGAAAATAACCGCATACTAAATGGTTTAGATTTAGCGTTACATATGGAAAGGCTAGAACAGTTTGCGAAAGATTATAAAGTAGAAGTAGTAAATGTTATAGAGGTCGTGCGAGGTATTATTAATGAAAATCGAAAATCCTTCATTCAATCGTCTGTATTTCCGAAAGTGATGTTTGAGGAAGATACCTGTATGATTGCATCTGATAGAAAATGGCTAAGCATTGCTATAGGTCAAATTGTTTTAAATGCAATGAAATATACAAAAATTTCAGAAGTAGAGAAAAAAGAAATTCAATTTCAAATTGAAGAGAAAAATCAAAAGGTGTTATTACATATTAAAGACAATGGAATCGGTATTCCAGAGCAAGACGTGAAGCGCATATTTGATCCATTCTTTACGGGAATAAATGGACGGAAAACGAGAGAAGCGACTGGGATGGGTTTATATATTACGAAGGAAATTTGTGATAATTTGCATCATGGTATTTATGTGCAATCTGCTGAAGGGGAAGGAACGACATTTACGTTCAAATTTGCAAAAGATGAAGAATATCATACATTAATGAGAAAAATGACAAAACTGTAA
- a CDS encoding response regulator transcription factor: MYKILIVEDDEKIAGILEEHLKRYDYQSFRANDLRHIKDEFVKVNPHLVLLDINLPYFDGFYWCRQIRSVSNAPIIFVSARTGEMDQVMAIENGGDDYITKPFHLDIVMAKVKSALRRGYGEYASAAENDCLGVNGLLLFPSQHIIEWQGQQTELTKNEFYLLECLMKQANQYVTREELLEALWDEVAFVDDNTLTVNVKRVRKKLEELGIKNAIVTKRGYGYALLTEWSEGHEG; encoded by the coding sequence ATGTATAAAATATTAATTGTAGAAGATGATGAGAAAATTGCGGGAATATTAGAGGAACATTTAAAAAGATATGACTATCAATCATTTAGAGCAAATGATTTACGTCATATAAAAGATGAGTTTGTAAAAGTAAATCCACATCTTGTATTACTGGATATTAATTTACCTTATTTTGATGGCTTCTATTGGTGTCGGCAAATCCGCAGTGTATCGAATGCACCGATTATTTTCGTTTCTGCGAGAACAGGAGAAATGGATCAAGTAATGGCGATTGAGAATGGCGGGGATGATTATATTACAAAGCCATTTCATTTAGATATCGTCATGGCAAAGGTAAAAAGTGCACTTCGCCGTGGGTATGGGGAGTATGCTTCTGCGGCAGAGAATGATTGTTTAGGTGTAAATGGACTGTTGTTATTCCCATCTCAGCACATTATAGAGTGGCAGGGGCAACAAACGGAACTGACAAAAAATGAATTTTACTTATTAGAGTGTTTAATGAAACAAGCAAATCAATATGTAACGCGTGAAGAGTTGTTAGAAGCTCTATGGGATGAAGTAGCTTTTGTTGATGATAATACATTAACAGTAAATGTAAAGCGAGTAAGGAAGAAATTAGAGGAGTTAGGCATTAAAAATGCAATTGTAACGAAACGTGGATATGGTTATGCGCTTCTTACAGAGTGGAGCGAAGGACATGAAGGTTAA
- the obgE gene encoding GTPase ObgE — protein sequence MFVDQVKIYVKAGDGGNGMVAYRREKYVPKGGPAGGDGGKGADVVFQVDEGLRTLMDFRYQRHFKADRGQHGMSKNQHGRKADDLIVKVPPGTVVKDVKTGHILADLVTHGQSAVIAKGGRGGRGNSRFATPTNPAPEIAENGEPGQERDVILELKVLADVGLVGFPSVGKSTLLSVVSSARPKIAEYHFTTIVPNLGVVETGDNRSFVMADLPGLIEGAHAGVGLGHQFLRHIERTRVIVHVIDMSGLEGRDPYEDYVTINNELKEYNLRLTERPQVVVANKMDMPDAEENLQAFKEKVGDEVKIFPISAVTKQGVRDLLFEVANLLETTPEFPVHEVVDESEASVMYKFETEGVKFEITRESDGTFVISGYDIEKTFKMTDFSRDESVRRFARQMRGMGIDEALRARGAKDGDIVKILEYEFEFID from the coding sequence ATGTTTGTAGATCAGGTCAAAATATACGTAAAAGCTGGAGACGGCGGAAACGGGATGGTTGCGTATCGTCGTGAAAAGTATGTTCCAAAAGGTGGTCCAGCAGGTGGAGACGGTGGTAAAGGTGCAGATGTTGTTTTCCAAGTAGATGAAGGATTACGTACATTAATGGATTTTCGCTATCAACGTCATTTCAAGGCTGACCGCGGGCAACATGGTATGAGCAAAAACCAACATGGCCGTAAAGCTGATGATTTAATCGTAAAAGTTCCGCCAGGGACAGTTGTGAAAGATGTGAAAACGGGTCATATTCTTGCTGATTTAGTCACACATGGACAATCAGCAGTTATTGCTAAAGGTGGCCGTGGTGGTCGTGGTAACTCACGTTTTGCGACTCCTACAAATCCAGCTCCAGAAATTGCTGAGAATGGTGAACCGGGCCAAGAACGTGATGTTATCTTAGAACTGAAAGTGTTAGCCGATGTTGGACTTGTTGGATTCCCTAGCGTTGGGAAATCAACGCTATTATCTGTCGTATCATCAGCGCGTCCGAAGATTGCAGAATATCACTTTACAACCATTGTGCCAAACCTTGGTGTTGTCGAAACAGGTGATAATCGCAGCTTCGTTATGGCTGACCTTCCAGGGCTCATTGAAGGTGCCCATGCAGGTGTTGGACTTGGGCATCAGTTCTTGCGTCATATTGAGCGTACACGCGTTATCGTACATGTCATTGATATGTCTGGTTTAGAAGGGCGCGATCCATATGAGGATTATGTCACAATTAATAATGAATTAAAAGAATATAATCTGCGTTTAACAGAGCGTCCACAAGTTGTTGTTGCAAATAAAATGGATATGCCAGATGCAGAAGAAAACTTACAAGCATTTAAAGAGAAAGTGGGAGACGAAGTAAAAATCTTCCCAATCTCAGCTGTAACAAAACAAGGGGTTCGTGACTTACTGTTTGAAGTAGCGAACTTATTAGAAACAACACCAGAATTTCCAGTACATGAAGTTGTGGATGAGTCGGAAGCAAGTGTAATGTACAAATTTGAGACGGAAGGTGTTAAATTTGAAATTACACGTGAAAGTGATGGCACGTTTGTTATCTCTGGTTATGATATCGAGAAAACATTCAAAATGACAGACTTCTCACGTGATGAATCTGTACGTCGTTTCGCTCGTCAAATGCGCGGAATGGGTATTGATGAAGCGCTTCGTGCACGTGGTGCAAAAGATGGAGATATTGTAAAAATTCTTGAATATGAATTTGAATTTATCGACTAA
- a CDS encoding Spo0B C-terminal domain-containing protein: MKEKWTIIDALRHARHDWLNRIQMIKGNLSLGRVEEIHRLIDHFVQEARQESNLIGLSMPLFSEWILTYNWKQQPCLLEYEVLGELHNLSHLDEVVCIWTEEFFSMLQHSLDVYVENYVCITIECNAENARFFFDFRGKLTNVERLQTWLANEKNEWCSIFYTVRDDEVSVILQPIEKVW; the protein is encoded by the coding sequence ATGAAAGAAAAATGGACAATTATAGATGCGTTGCGTCATGCAAGACATGATTGGCTCAATCGCATCCAAATGATTAAAGGAAACCTTTCCCTTGGAAGAGTGGAAGAGATTCATAGGCTCATCGATCATTTTGTCCAAGAAGCGAGACAAGAATCTAATCTGATAGGGTTATCTATGCCTTTATTTTCAGAATGGATTTTAACATATAATTGGAAACAGCAACCGTGCTTATTGGAGTATGAAGTATTAGGAGAACTACATAACTTATCTCATCTTGATGAGGTAGTGTGCATATGGACGGAAGAATTTTTCTCAATGCTTCAGCATAGTTTAGACGTTTATGTTGAAAATTATGTTTGTATTACAATTGAATGTAACGCGGAGAATGCTCGTTTCTTTTTTGATTTTCGTGGCAAGCTAACGAATGTAGAGAGGTTACAAACGTGGCTTGCAAATGAAAAAAATGAATGGTGTTCCATTTTCTATACAGTCCGAGATGATGAAGTCTCGGTTATATTACAACCAATTGAAAAAGTGTGGTGA
- the rpmA gene encoding 50S ribosomal protein L27 has protein sequence MLRLDLQFFASKKGVGSTKNGRDSQSKRLGAKRADGQMVTGGSILYRQRGTKIYPGVNVGRGGDDTLYAKVDGVVRFERLGRDRKQVSVYPVAQEA, from the coding sequence ATGTTAAGATTAGATCTTCAGTTTTTCGCATCTAAGAAAGGTGTAGGTAGTACAAAGAACGGTCGTGACTCTCAGTCAAAACGTCTTGGTGCTAAACGCGCAGATGGTCAAATGGTTACAGGTGGTTCAATTCTTTACCGTCAACGCGGTACAAAAATTTACCCAGGTGTTAACGTTGGTCGTGGTGGCGATGACACTTTATACGCGAAAGTTGACGGCGTAGTACGCTTCGAGCGTCTTGGCCGTGACCGCAAACAAGTGAGCGTATATCCTGTTGCTCAAGAAGCATAA
- a CDS encoding ribosomal-processing cysteine protease Prp yields MIKITINRTKLGNIQSFKMTGHADYAPHGQDLVCAGTTAVVFGSINAVEVLCNVEATIELGSDGGFLTYELPNDLDAHTMEKAQTLLEGLVVSLKTIELDYGKYIRLIEKVREV; encoded by the coding sequence ATGATTAAAATTACGATTAATCGTACGAAATTAGGAAATATCCAATCATTTAAAATGACTGGGCATGCCGATTATGCGCCGCATGGACAAGATCTTGTCTGCGCTGGAACAACTGCGGTTGTGTTCGGATCTATAAATGCTGTGGAAGTCCTTTGTAATGTAGAGGCAACGATTGAACTTGGAAGTGATGGTGGATTTTTAACGTATGAACTGCCTAATGATTTAGACGCTCATACGATGGAAAAGGCACAAACACTGTTAGAGGGATTAGTTGTTTCACTTAAGACGATTGAACTTGATTACGGAAAATATATCCGATTAATAGAAAAAGTACGGGAGGTGTAA
- the rplU gene encoding 50S ribosomal protein L21, which yields MYAIIETGGKQIKVEAGQEIYIEKLDVEAGETVTFDKVLFVGGENVKVGSPVVEGATVTAKVEKHGRAKKIIVFKYKAKKNNRKKQGHRQPYTKLVVEAINA from the coding sequence ATGTACGCAATTATCGAAACAGGTGGCAAACAAATCAAAGTTGAAGCTGGTCAAGAAATCTACATTGAAAAATTAGATGTTGAAGCTGGTGAAACTGTTACTTTTGACAAAGTTCTTTTCGTTGGTGGCGAAAACGTAAAAGTTGGTAGCCCAGTTGTAGAAGGTGCAACAGTTACTGCGAAAGTTGAAAAACACGGTCGCGCTAAGAAAATCATCGTTTTCAAATACAAAGCGAAAAAGAACAATCGTAAAAAACAAGGTCATCGTCAACCTTACACTAAGCTAGTTGTTGAAGCAATCAACGCTTAA
- a CDS encoding Rne/Rng family ribonuclease: MKTLYINYTGSEKRVAIEEKQKIVELSWHRNGDEEIVGYIYVGRVVRTIAGMNAAFVNIGLEKHAYLSYDDVPKAYRVHEGQAILVQVVKEAIDTKGPKLTANIEFTGKYVVYMPYDEMRAVSRKIKSQKKRKDLFAIEVEGLGGYIFRSACEKGTTADIKAEIEHFQQLFEELKRKERCGKAPVLVHRPATFLDRIFQENPTESIEKVVVDSREPVRELENKLGKEKVFFYREKSSMFSHYGIEREIEKALQKIVWLQNGSYLIIEQMETMTVIDVNTGKFTGKQDLQDTVVRTNEIAVEEIARQLRLRDIGGMILIDFINMKKEEDQERIREKLIIALQDDRTYTRVLGFTELGILEMTRKRKKQSLRDILLEDCAKCMATGYSISNETIAYELERELLSYSHMEDEAVLIAAPKAVQKIFLQKELQKNIPFQIYFKEEEMEKYALIRFGTKQEMIDRKNS; the protein is encoded by the coding sequence TTGAAGACGTTATATATTAACTATACAGGTTCGGAAAAGAGAGTGGCAATAGAAGAAAAACAAAAGATTGTTGAACTTTCGTGGCACCGCAATGGGGACGAAGAAATTGTTGGATACATTTATGTTGGACGTGTTGTCAGAACGATTGCTGGTATGAATGCGGCATTTGTAAATATCGGTTTAGAAAAACATGCTTATCTTTCTTACGATGATGTTCCAAAGGCGTACCGAGTTCATGAGGGGCAAGCTATACTTGTACAAGTAGTAAAAGAAGCAATCGACACAAAAGGTCCTAAATTAACAGCGAATATAGAATTTACCGGGAAATATGTTGTTTATATGCCTTATGATGAAATGCGTGCCGTTTCCCGGAAAATAAAAAGTCAAAAAAAACGGAAAGACTTGTTTGCAATTGAGGTAGAAGGGTTAGGAGGATATATCTTTCGCTCGGCATGTGAGAAAGGAACAACGGCTGATATAAAAGCTGAAATAGAACACTTTCAACAATTATTTGAAGAACTAAAAAGAAAAGAAAGGTGTGGAAAGGCACCGGTATTAGTTCATCGCCCAGCTACTTTTTTAGATCGTATATTTCAAGAAAACCCTACTGAATCAATTGAGAAAGTGGTTGTAGATTCAAGAGAACCGGTAAGGGAGTTAGAAAATAAGCTAGGTAAAGAAAAAGTATTTTTCTATCGTGAAAAGTCATCCATGTTTAGTCATTATGGTATCGAGAGAGAGATCGAAAAAGCATTACAAAAAATTGTTTGGTTACAAAATGGCTCCTATTTAATTATAGAACAGATGGAGACAATGACAGTTATTGATGTAAATACTGGGAAATTTACTGGGAAACAAGATTTACAAGATACAGTTGTACGAACAAATGAAATAGCTGTTGAAGAAATTGCTCGTCAGTTACGACTACGTGATATTGGGGGAATGATATTAATTGATTTTATCAATATGAAAAAAGAAGAAGATCAGGAGAGAATACGCGAGAAATTAATAATAGCTTTGCAGGATGACCGTACATATACGAGGGTTCTTGGATTTACCGAGCTCGGCATTTTAGAAATGACACGTAAGCGCAAGAAACAGTCACTGCGTGATATATTATTAGAAGATTGTGCGAAATGCATGGCAACAGGGTATAGTATTTCAAATGAAACAATTGCGTATGAACTAGAAAGAGAACTGCTCTCGTATAGTCACATGGAAGATGAAGCGGTGCTTATTGCAGCGCCGAAAGCTGTGCAAAAAATATTTTTACAAAAAGAATTGCAAAAAAATATTCCATTTCAAATTTATTTTAAAGAGGAAGAAATGGAAAAGTACGCACTTATTAGGTTTGGAACGAAGCAGGAGATGATAGATAGGAAAAATAGTTAG
- a CDS encoding M50 family metallopeptidase, which produces MIKYREVLSKITIHPLFWVVIAVGIFTARFKELLLLFFIVLIHELGHAFAAAHYKWRIKQIQLLPFGGVAELEEHGNKPLKEELVVMIAGPIQHAWMIGMAYVYYKTGWVPQDLYQFFVWNNVIILSFNLLPIWPLDGGKIVFNILSHQFPYLQAHDKMMKISCVFFSVILGWQLIWNKNNIMMWVLLLFLAISLYQEWKQRRYAFIRFLLERYYGNKREIEKISPIEVNREDRLYTIFTKFRRGYKHSIIVHGKYKEHYTLDENELLYAYFTEKRTTSSVEELIG; this is translated from the coding sequence TTGATTAAATATAGGGAAGTACTGTCTAAAATTACAATACATCCATTGTTTTGGGTAGTTATAGCAGTTGGTATTTTTACGGCACGTTTTAAAGAATTATTACTTTTGTTTTTTATTGTTCTCATTCACGAGCTAGGCCATGCCTTTGCGGCTGCTCATTACAAATGGAGAATTAAGCAAATACAGCTTTTGCCGTTTGGTGGTGTAGCAGAACTTGAAGAGCATGGAAATAAACCTTTGAAGGAAGAGCTCGTTGTAATGATAGCAGGGCCAATTCAACATGCATGGATGATTGGCATGGCATATGTTTATTATAAAACTGGGTGGGTTCCTCAAGATTTGTATCAATTTTTTGTGTGGAATAACGTCATTATTTTAAGTTTTAATTTACTTCCTATTTGGCCACTTGATGGTGGGAAAATTGTCTTTAATATATTATCGCATCAATTTCCTTATTTACAAGCACATGACAAAATGATGAAAATATCATGTGTTTTTTTTAGCGTAATATTAGGGTGGCAACTGATTTGGAATAAGAATAATATTATGATGTGGGTACTTCTTCTCTTTTTAGCGATTTCGTTGTATCAAGAATGGAAGCAACGAAGATATGCATTTATACGCTTTTTATTAGAACGTTACTATGGAAATAAGCGCGAAATTGAAAAGATTTCTCCTATTGAAGTAAATAGAGAGGATCGGTTATATACGATTTTTACAAAGTTTCGAAGGGGTTATAAACATTCAATTATTGTACATGGTAAATATAAAGAGCATTATACACTGGATGAAAATGAATTGCTGTATGCATATTTCACTGAAAAGCGCACAACATCATCTGTGGAAGAGTTAATCGGTTAG
- a CDS encoding M23 family metallopeptidase codes for MKNRRIEEIRKRIAKRKEEQERLEEEQYFSGEDFNGETLLIEEGEKEFHPLFRKDIFLFKVLLAAILVLSVAILFKNAPPSFDGARVVVTKVMKEEFQFAAVSKWYEAHFGKPLAFLPASEKKQNTQQKNYAVPASGKVTEGFQKNGQGVLVQTVTGATVESVNEGVVIFAGKKEGLGNTIEIQHADGTESWYGNLGEMSVKLYDYVEKKQKIGTVSNDDKNKNGKFYFAIKKNEKFIDPIQVISFD; via the coding sequence ATGAAAAATAGACGTATAGAAGAAATTCGAAAGCGGATTGCAAAAAGGAAAGAGGAACAAGAGCGGTTAGAGGAAGAACAATATTTTTCAGGTGAAGATTTTAATGGGGAAACGCTGTTAATTGAAGAGGGAGAGAAGGAATTTCACCCTCTATTTCGTAAGGATATCTTTTTATTTAAAGTGTTATTAGCAGCTATATTGGTGTTATCAGTGGCCATCTTATTTAAAAATGCCCCTCCGTCTTTTGATGGAGCGCGAGTCGTTGTAACGAAAGTAATGAAGGAGGAATTTCAGTTCGCTGCCGTGTCAAAATGGTACGAGGCCCATTTTGGAAAGCCACTAGCTTTCTTACCTGCGAGTGAGAAGAAGCAAAATACACAACAAAAAAACTATGCAGTTCCAGCTTCAGGAAAAGTGACAGAAGGATTTCAAAAAAATGGGCAAGGTGTACTTGTGCAAACAGTTACAGGTGCAACGGTTGAGTCGGTAAATGAAGGAGTCGTTATTTTTGCTGGAAAAAAAGAGGGTCTTGGGAATACGATTGAAATCCAACATGCAGATGGTACGGAATCTTGGTATGGCAATTTAGGAGAAATGTCAGTGAAATTATATGATTATGTTGAAAAGAAACAAAAAATTGGAACAGTGAGTAATGATGACAAAAATAAAAATGGTAAGTTTTATTTTGCAATCAAAAAGAATGAAAAATTTATTGATCCAATTCAGGTGATTTCATTTGATTAA
- the minD gene encoding septum site-determining protein MinD gives MGEAIVITSGKGGVGKTTTSANIGTALALSGKKVCLIDTDIGLRNLDVVMGLENRIVFDLVDVVEGRCRLPQALIKDKRFDELYLLPAAQTSDKSAVTPEQMDELIQVLRQDYDYILIDCPAGIEQGFKNAVAGADKAIVVTTPEVSSMRDADRIIGLLEKEDIEPPKLIINRVRSHMLHEQDMLDVDEIVRMLSIELLGVVADDDDVIRATNTGEPVALQPNGKAALAYRNIARRLLGENVPLQTLEQEKVSVFTKVKNFFGIR, from the coding sequence GTGGGAGAGGCAATAGTAATTACATCTGGAAAAGGCGGGGTAGGCAAAACTACAACGTCTGCAAACATTGGTACAGCCTTGGCATTATCCGGAAAAAAGGTATGTTTAATTGATACGGATATTGGACTAAGAAACTTAGATGTAGTCATGGGGCTAGAAAATCGGATTGTATTTGATCTTGTTGATGTCGTTGAAGGGCGTTGTCGCTTACCTCAAGCTCTTATTAAAGATAAGCGCTTTGATGAGCTTTATTTATTACCTGCAGCACAAACGAGTGATAAATCCGCGGTAACACCTGAACAAATGGATGAATTGATACAAGTATTACGTCAAGATTATGATTACATATTAATTGATTGTCCTGCTGGTATTGAGCAAGGATTCAAAAATGCAGTGGCAGGTGCAGATAAAGCGATTGTTGTCACTACACCAGAAGTATCTTCTATGCGCGATGCCGATCGTATTATCGGGCTTTTAGAAAAAGAAGATATTGAGCCGCCGAAACTTATCATTAACCGTGTACGCAGTCACATGTTGCATGAGCAAGATATGCTAGATGTGGACGAAATTGTACGTATGTTATCAATTGAGCTTCTCGGGGTTGTTGCAGATGATGATGATGTCATTCGAGCTACGAATACAGGTGAACCTGTTGCGCTGCAACCAAACGGAAAAGCAGCATTAGCTTATCGGAATATTGCAAGACGTTTGTTAGGGGAAAATGTCCCGTTACAAACGCTCGAGCAAGAAAAGGTATCTGTCTTTACAAAAGTAAAGAATTTCTTCGGAATTCGTTAA
- the minC gene encoding septum site-determining protein MinC, whose protein sequence is MDEKKQQNITIKGTKDGLTLHLDDCCSFTELLQELDEKLSTHYYDGDGRSLIEVHVKVGNRYLTEVQQEEIRTLIRNKKNLVVDSIESDVITKAEAIAWKEETEIVPISKIVRSGQVLHVKGNLLLIGDVNPGGMVIAGGNIFVVGSLRGIAHAGYYGDKDAVIAASVMNPMQLRISDVTTRAPEEKEDGAETAECAYINEDNHIVVDRLQLLTHLRPNLTKLERGIV, encoded by the coding sequence GTGGACGAAAAAAAGCAACAGAACATAACAATAAAAGGGACGAAAGATGGACTAACACTTCATTTAGATGATTGCTGTTCATTTACTGAATTACTGCAAGAATTAGACGAAAAACTATCTACTCATTATTATGATGGTGATGGGCGTTCATTAATTGAAGTACATGTTAAGGTAGGGAATCGATATTTAACAGAGGTACAACAAGAAGAAATTCGTACCTTAATTCGCAATAAGAAAAACCTTGTTGTGGATTCCATTGAAAGTGATGTAATCACCAAGGCAGAAGCTATCGCTTGGAAAGAAGAAACAGAAATTGTCCCTATTTCCAAAATTGTTCGCTCAGGTCAAGTTTTGCATGTAAAAGGTAATCTATTATTAATTGGAGATGTTAATCCAGGCGGAATGGTTATCGCTGGGGGGAATATTTTTGTCGTTGGCTCCTTGCGCGGAATTGCACATGCTGGATATTATGGAGATAAAGATGCTGTTATTGCGGCATCCGTCATGAATCCGATGCAGCTCCGAATAAGTGATGTGACAACGCGGGCTCCGGAAGAGAAAGAAGACGGAGCAGAGACGGCAGAATGTGCATATATTAATGAGGACAATCACATTGTTGTCGATCGCCTGCAACTTCTCACTCATCTTAGACCTAATTTAACAAAGTTAGAAAGGGGAATTGTATAG
- the mreD gene encoding rod shape-determining protein MreD encodes MMILKRAILPLLLLFFFLFENMFATVVPTELFWKNSIAVPHFFMIILCFITVYYGPLQGVYYGLLFGFLFDIVYTELVGVYIFAYPILAYLVYSTMRILQLNLFIVSFIVLAGIVALEYYVYGFLSLLGRIHVPANIFFTDRLLATVLLNGIFLLIVCFPLRRYLVRLSKAMEEREKRIF; translated from the coding sequence ATGATGATTTTAAAACGAGCAATTCTTCCTCTTCTGCTTCTTTTTTTCTTTTTATTTGAAAATATGTTTGCTACGGTTGTGCCAACGGAACTATTTTGGAAAAATTCGATAGCAGTACCGCATTTCTTTATGATTATCCTATGTTTTATTACTGTTTATTACGGCCCTCTTCAAGGTGTTTATTATGGGCTGTTATTCGGTTTTTTATTTGATATTGTATATACAGAGCTAGTTGGTGTATACATATTTGCTTATCCGATTTTAGCGTATCTTGTTTATAGTACGATGAGGATCTTACAGTTGAATCTATTTATTGTTTCTTTTATCGTATTGGCAGGAATAGTAGCATTAGAGTATTATGTATATGGATTTTTATCGTTATTAGGACGTATTCATGTGCCAGCAAATATTTTTTTCACAGATCGTCTCCTTGCTACCGTATTGTTAAATGGAATTTTCTTATTGATAGTTTGTTTCCCACTGAGACGATATCTTGTACGTCTATCAAAAGCGATGGAAGAAAGAGAAAAAAGGATTTTCTGA